CAAGCATACCGCCGATAAAGCAGAGAATAATAGCTTCCATCATGAACTGCTGCAGAATCAAGCTCGGCGTCGCACCGATCGCCTTACGCGTACCGATCTCCTTCGTCCGCTCCGTGACCGAGACGAGCATAATGTTCATGACGCCTACGCCGCCAACGAGAAGCGAGATGCCCGCGATCGAGCCGATTAATATTTGCATGACGTTGAAGATCATATCCAAGCTTTTTTGGAAATCCTCGACCTTCTGAATCTGGAAGTCTTCAACCTCTGCCTTATGCTTCTGTGCCGCATATTTAAGAATGGAACGCTCGACCTTGTCACGCTCCTCCGTACTAGTAGCATCAGATATGATCATGAGATCGGACAGCTTATAATTGGTGCCTTCCTTAAGCAGAGGCATCGAATCATAAGGCATATAGGCATTGTAGGAATTACCTGTTAAGCCGGCCAACAGCGACTTATCCGACTTGAATACTCCCACAATCTCGTATCGGTTACCATTCTTGAAGCTCACCTTGCGATTAATAGCAAGCTCAGATGAACCGAATGCTTTCACTGCGTAATCGGATTCGACGATAATGACCTTCTGTCTCGTCTTCTGCTCGTTGATATTAAACATCCGACCCGCTTCCATCTTGAAGTTGTAAAAGCGAGCGAAATCGGTAAACGTACCAGTGACGTTAAACATCAGCTTCTCATCCGACGTCTGCAGCTGCTGAGCCTCGAGCGTCATATACAGCGAGCCCGTTGCATCGCGAACACCTTCCAGCCTGCTAATTTCTCGAATGTCATTCGTTGTCAGCTCAATACTGTCTCCCTTAGCCGTACCCGGCTTCGGACTGACGAAGAACACTCCCGACGAATATTTAGCAAGCTCGGAGACGACCGAGCCCCGGCCGATTTGCCCGATCGACACGACGAGAACAACAGACGCGACGCCGACAATAATGCCAACCATCGTAAGCAGAGAGCGCATCTTGTTGACACGAAGACTGTCTAGTGAAATCATTAAGTTTTGCCATACGTTCAAGCACTTTCACTCTCCTTACGACGGTCCTCGACAATCTCACCGTCCCCGAATCGAAGAATACGCTTCGCATGCTCAGCGATGTCCATCTCGTGCGTGATGACGATCACAGTGGAGCCTTCATTATTGAGCTGGGTGAATAAATTCATGATTTCATGCGATGATTTATGATCCAGGTTACCGGTCGGCTCGTCAGCGAGCAATATCGATGGATTCATCGTAAGCGCACGGGCAATGGCAACCCGCTGCTTCTGTCCGCCCGACAGCTCATTGGGCTTATGATTCAGTCGGCTGCCAAGACCAACCTTCTCGAGCAAGCTCTTCGCAATCTCCGTTCTGCGGCTCGGCGCAACGCCGCCGTACACCATTGGGAGCTCGACGTTCCGAATAACCGACTGGCGCGCAAGCAGATTGAAGTTCTGGAAGACGAATCCAATTTTCTGATTGCGCACACGAGCAAGCTCCTTCTCGCTCAACGACTGTACCTCCTGGTCATCGAGCTTATAGGTGCCTCCTGATGGTATGTCGAGGCATCCGAGAATATTCATTAAGGTTGATTTACCTGAACCGGACGGTCCGATAATCGCCACATAATCGCCCTTCTCCACAGTCAGGTAAGTAGGCTTAAGCGCCTGTACCTCCAGCGGTCCGTTGCGGTACGTTTTGAAGATGCCTTCTAACGTAATCATTGTACGACCACCTGCGCTCCATCCTGCAGCGAGGATGCTGGTGCGTCGATGAGCTGGTCGCCTGCCTGCACACCTTCCAGCAGCTCTACCTTCTCATCATCCTCCTCACCAAGCCTTACATTCGTCTTAACCGCCTTGCCGTCCACAAGCTTGAACACGTACGACTGCTGTCCGTCGCGCTTGATCGCACTCAGAGGTCCGAGCACATGCTTGCCGTTATCGACTGTAATTTGCACCGTTGCCTTCAGTCCCGGACGCAGCACCTCGGCAGTTTGAGCAAGATCGACGATCATCTCGACGACGGTTTCCCGGGAATCAACCTCAGATACTTTGGCAACCGGTGAAATATAAGTGATTGTTCCCTTATACTCGTCAGGGAAGGCATCTCCGCTTACCTTGACCTCCATGCCCGTCTTCGCAATGGCTGCATCCATCTCCACGACGTTCGCCTTAACCTGGAGTGCACTCACATTGGTAACGACGAACGCTTGAGTCCCTTGCACTACTTCCTGGCCTTCCTTCACGAGAACATCGGTAATGACACCATCAATCGAGGCAAACACCTTATTGTTCGACAGCTTTGCCTCCAGAAGTGCGATGTTCTCCTTCGCATGCTGAATCTTGAGCGCGTACAGCTTCAGGTCTGCTGTGCTCCGCTCCGGTACGGTTGAAGTCTGCGGCGCCCCCGACTCGCTAACCTCGGTCTTCATCGTCTCGAACGCCGCCTTGCGCGTGCGCTCCTCGTCCTTGATGAATTTCTCCTGCTCGGCTGTATACAGGGCAACCTGTCTTTGCTCCTGCTTCAGCTTCTCCTCAAGGTCCGTCGTACTCAGTCTGAGCAGCTCTTGGCCTTTCTTCACGGTGTCGCCTTTTTTGACCAAGATCTGACTGACATGTCCAGGAGCTGACAAGTAATGCTCCTTAATTTCCTTCGACTCCATCTTTCCGCTGGCAAACACCTCTCTGGTGATCGTGCCCTCCTCGGCAGCGACAGCCTTCACCTGTGCACCGCCTGTATTGATATCTCCTTTAATTACCCCAGACAGCATAAGTATGATCACGATGAGTACAACAGCAAGCAAGCCCCAAAGCACTTTTTTCAGCACAAGGTTTCTCTCCCTATCTGTTAATAGCCCGGCATCATCATCAGAAAGCGAGCATCACGCACATGCCTTAGCTTTCATCAAGCGTGCAGGCGCATTAGTCGGTTGTCGTGAACCACGAAACATCTTGCTCAGCCAGCAGCTTCCGGCCGCCTTGGAACTCTTCGTACAAGCTCAGCTTGAATTTATTCAGGTACGACGATTTGTAGATCAGATCTGGGTCCGTCACTTGAATCTTGAAATGGCTGTGCTTGCCCAGCTTCAGCTTCGACAAAGGTGCATCCGCTGTATCGCCTGCAGCCGGGTCGATATCCTTCATATCGAACGACTTCTCGAACGATTGCTCGCCAGAGGAATCCTTGAAGACGAGAACAAGCTTATGACCATCCATATTCGTCGTGACGAACGGTGTACGGGTAATATCATAATCGAACTTCAAGGTCAACGTGCTGTTCTCGACCGTTGTCGAGATGCGGCTGAACGACACCGTGTATGGATACGCCTGCACATTCTTCAGACCGCTCTTCACGTCTTGCTTCTCGGCTGGCAGACTGAATGCCACGGGGTTCACATACGAATCCGGTATCGCTGTCCCTTCGCTGAGCTGTCCCGATGATACAGCTTCACCTACAATAAGCTGCAAATTATCGGTAGATATCCCTTGCGGGACGTGCGCCCATACGTGGAGCAGCGCCGTGTTGCTTGGGCTGATCTTATTGGCTACTTCCATGACGGAGGCCGGCAATACGGTACCATCAGGCGTACGGTAATGAGCAACCAGCTTCGACACTGGGGCTATGCGCTTCTCCAGATTCGCAACCTCCACCTCCGCGTTGAATACGGAGCCGGTGTTACCGTTATACTGATTAGCTGCGCGAATCTTGTAGCTGGCACGGCGTCCGATGTCTTGAACCTCATGAGCTTCGAACGCAGGTAGCGTTGGAATCGGCTGAACGTCAGCCAGCGTCGTGAATTCGAGCACATCCGTCACAGCTGTGTCGCTCTCCTGTTCCTGCAGCACGAGCTTGATGCTCTTGAACTGGCTCGTATACGGTACCTTGCCGGCAAGCTGCAGCTTCGTCTCTTCTCCGGCTGCAAGCCCGACTACGGCAGACGGCTTCACAAGAGTAGCTTCAATCTTGACAGCGTCATCCAGCATGAAGTAACCCTTCAGCTTCGGAATCGGCAACGACTTATTCCCAGTATTGCGCAGCGTCAGGTCTGCTGCCAGCACATCGTGATTATCCCAAGGAAGACGCTGAACCGATTGGAGGGCAGCGGTATATACGCCATCCTTCGCCTTGAACGTGTAAGGCTTGCCTAGGCTTCCTTCGGTACCCTGGAACTCGGCAGGCAACGCGAAGGCCGCCAGCTCGACATTGCGCTTCAGGTCCGGTACGCTCTCTGTGATGAGGAGCTCCCAGCCGCCTGGCGCCACTTCAACCGGTATCGTTCCGGACA
Above is a genomic segment from Paenibacillus sp. YYML68 containing:
- a CDS encoding ABC transporter permease encodes the protein MNVWQNLMISLDSLRVNKMRSLLTMVGIIVGVASVVLVVSIGQIGRGSVVSELAKYSSGVFFVSPKPGTAKGDSIELTTNDIREISRLEGVRDATGSLYMTLEAQQLQTSDEKLMFNVTGTFTDFARFYNFKMEAGRMFNINEQKTRQKVIIVESDYAVKAFGSSELAINRKVSFKNGNRYEIVGVFKSDKSLLAGLTGNSYNAYMPYDSMPLLKEGTNYKLSDLMIISDATSTEERDKVERSILKYAAQKHKAEVEDFQIQKVEDFQKSLDMIFNVMQILIGSIAGISLLVGGVGVMNIMLVSVTERTKEIGTRKAIGATPSLILQQFMMEAIILCFIGGMLGIGFGALGSFLFAAITQWEFVLSGGTVVLAFGFSAAVGLFFGWYPAKKAANMQPIEALRYE
- a CDS encoding ABC transporter ATP-binding protein codes for the protein MITLEGIFKTYRNGPLEVQALKPTYLTVEKGDYVAIIGPSGSGKSTLMNILGCLDIPSGGTYKLDDQEVQSLSEKELARVRNQKIGFVFQNFNLLARQSVIRNVELPMVYGGVAPSRRTEIAKSLLEKVGLGSRLNHKPNELSGGQKQRVAIARALTMNPSILLADEPTGNLDHKSSHEIMNLFTQLNNEGSTVIVITHEMDIAEHAKRILRFGDGEIVEDRRKESESA
- a CDS encoding efflux RND transporter periplasmic adaptor subunit, whose protein sequence is MLKKVLWGLLAVVLIVIILMLSGVIKGDINTGGAQVKAVAAEEGTITREVFASGKMESKEIKEHYLSAPGHVSQILVKKGDTVKKGQELLRLSTTDLEEKLKQEQRQVALYTAEQEKFIKDEERTRKAAFETMKTEVSESGAPQTSTVPERSTADLKLYALKIQHAKENIALLEAKLSNNKVFASIDGVITDVLVKEGQEVVQGTQAFVVTNVSALQVKANVVEMDAAIAKTGMEVKVSGDAFPDEYKGTITYISPVAKVSEVDSRETVVEMIVDLAQTAEVLRPGLKATVQITVDNGKHVLGPLSAIKRDGQQSYVFKLVDGKAVKTNVRLGEEDDEKVELLEGVQAGDQLIDAPASSLQDGAQVVVQ